From a single Solenopsis invicta isolate M01_SB chromosome 6, UNIL_Sinv_3.0, whole genome shotgun sequence genomic region:
- the LOC120358120 gene encoding uncharacterized protein LOC120358120 gives MDALSIEEKVFLIECFYSRGKNYSQAYRGFRSKYGSKKVSSETILRRIIDNFGMYGTLNDRRHDLPGPSRTVTTDETIDDVRNYFDKNPNTSIRKAAQVLDLKRETLRKIMRNVIKLHPYKITTHQLLTEKAMEKRVEFCKVVTNMFESEELDEKQIIFTDEAHFWLNGYVNKQNYRFWGQENPNVSIAIPLHPQKVFAWAAISVKGGLPAIF, from the exons ATGGACGCGCTaagcatcgaagaaaaagtgtttctCATCGAGTGCTTCTATAGTAGAGGCAAAAACTATAGTCAAGCGTATCGTGGATTCCGTAGTAAATATGGATCTAAAAAAGTTTCAAGCGAAACAATACTCAGAAG gattattgataattttgGTATGTATGGCACTTTGAACGATCGTAGACATGATTTACCTGGTCCATCTCGTACCGTTACAACGGACGAAACAATTGATGacgttagaaattattttgacaaaaatccAAACACCTCGATTAGGAAAGCTGCTCAGGTTTTGGATTTAAAGCGAGAAACTCTccgaaaaataatgagaaacgTCATTAAACTGCATCCCTACAAAATCACTACACATCAATTGCTGACGGAGAAAGCGATGGAAAAACGAGTTGAGTTTTGTAAGGTGGTAACCAATATGTTTGAAAGTGAGGAACTCgatgaaaaacaaataatatttacggaTGAAGCTCACTTTTGGTTAAACGGATATgtcaacaaacaaaattatcgGTTTTGGGGACAGGAAAATCCAAACGTGTCTATTGCCATTCCTCTTCATCCTCAAAAGGTTTTCGCGTGGGCTGCAATTTCTGTAAAAGGGGGTCTACCTGCAATTTTTTGA